tttagggtatgaacccaaaattgaagcatgtacaAAATTTAAGCGGACCACCTCActcgaaacagtgggaattgaatgcctaccgctgaaaacttctcaagggctacataagttttgaatcaagctaatatttgtttttttccccttcatccatgattgtgtgagcttatgaacatGTCAGattataaataaacatcactttgagccataggaaggtttcaacggtgaacatcattattcccacggtttcctatggtgtggtcgacttgaaatttggatatgcttcgattttagaATTATTCACTAAAATGAGTttataaaaaggatggacggcctagataggaacatacattactgtgggccccacagaatttacacAGCACGCAATGCCAGTCACTTCTTGCCCGGGCTCTTTACCGCAGGCGTAGTAGGAATTCTCGTCCAATCTGTACGGCTCCAATGAGACCATTGTATTTCTCGGCTGATTTTCCCGGTAAAATTCTGCCAGAAATTCATCCCGCCAAATTCAAATTGAAACGAAGACCCCTGTAATATTTCCGGCATTTTCTTTCCCCCTCCCCCGCCAGAACTGAAATCCCTTTCTCTATCCCGGCTTTTCTCCTCATATCtttcaaaccctctctctctctctctctctctctttctctctcatcatGGAAAACACCAACCATGGCCTTCCTCCTCTCAAGAGATTCAAACTCCTCCAACAGACCACCTCCGCCGCCGCCGCCACCTCCTTCCTTCCCGCCAAGAAACGGATCGAGTCTCGTGGTCCCCCGACTGCCTACTGCCTTCCCGCCAAGAAGCGTGTCTGGGCTCTCCAACCCGACTTCCCCCCTTTGGATACCATCGAAGAAGACCCGCCATTTCCAGAGAAGAAACCCATCAAAGGTGGCCCCAATCTCAACGCGTTGGATGGCGATTTCAATGGAAAATCAATAAATGGAGAAGAATACGAAGTTACAAAGGATACCTATTTCGAAGAGGAAGCTGATGAAGAAGATGGAATCATTTGCAGCGTCTGCCATAGCACGGATGGTGATCCTAAAGACCCCATTGTCTTCTGTGACGGCTGTGATCTAATGGTCCATGCCTCCTGTTATGGAAATCCGCTCATCCAGGCCGTCCCCGAAGGAGACTGGTTTTGTTCACGGTGTGAGTTTTTGAAAGGTGGGGCTAAGGGAGAGGACGATGATCTTGATTGTTGCCTCTGCCTGCTGAAGGGAGGGGCGACGAAACTAACGGTGGATGGtcggtgggcccacatcatgTGTGCACTTCTAGTGCCTGAAGTATTCTTCAGGGATTCGGAAGGGCGGGAGGGCATCGATTGCTCGTGCGTCCCTACAAGAAGATGGGAAGGAGTTTGTTATATCTGCGACTCGAAGCGCGGATGTGTGATTGAATGCTCTGAGCCCAAGTGTTCTTCTGCATTCCATGTTTCATGTGGATTGAATGAGGAGCTCTGTATTGAGTACAGAGAAGGGAGGACTGGAGCAATCATTGCTGGATTTTGCGAGATTCACACGCAGCTCTGGAAGAAGGTTTATTTGATTCGCTTTTCTACTAACtcatagttctttttttttttcctcatgtgTTTGCCTTGCCTATCTTGATTGTACAGTTGgtgggtgggcccatcatgaatgGGCCACTGCCTGATATCTTGACTCTTGCTACCAAATTCTTAGAAGTTAATACAAGAGAGGCAACTATGTAGAATTCAATAGATTGAAGTTGCTTGATGGGGTTATTAGGATCCTTGATCAGGAAGAATCTTAGGCAATGGTACATCCATGGTGGGCACTGTTGGATGGATGGTCTGAATCACTGAGTGCTAGAAG
This region of Magnolia sinica isolate HGM2019 chromosome 1, MsV1, whole genome shotgun sequence genomic DNA includes:
- the LOC131236836 gene encoding uncharacterized protein LOC131236836; this translates as MENTNHGLPPLKRFKLLQQTTSAAAATSFLPAKKRIESRGPPTAYCLPAKKRVWALQPDFPPLDTIEEDPPFPEKKPIKGGPNLNALDGDFNGKSINGEEYEVTKDTYFEEEADEEDGIICSVCHSTDGDPKDPIVFCDGCDLMVHASCYGNPLIQAVPEGDWFCSRCEFLKGGAKGEDDDLDCCLCLLKGGATKLTVDGRWAHIMCALLVPEVFFRDSEGREGIDCSCVPTRRWEGVCYICDSKRGCVIECSEPKCSSAFHVSCGLNEELCIEYREGRTGAIIAGFCEIHTQLWKKQQQTGKFKIVPREGNMKA